Proteins encoded by one window of Rutidosis leptorrhynchoides isolate AG116_Rl617_1_P2 chromosome 7, CSIRO_AGI_Rlap_v1, whole genome shotgun sequence:
- the LOC139859508 gene encoding uncharacterized protein yields the protein MAETGSPQFMAACLPTSSASGVLHNCPFSRSFLTASRFESTNLSLGSYWAKGLYDLKQSGAAYPFHHRRFILNIYILHFCIEIQMWVVMTCKILAINPAFLVFFISHFVPSLKRINEPQVEESEDLRKYVLQLQDDMELPNTTVKQISKSLDRLIQKVQKKQPNILTTLISESSGIEGVGMYVNHHIPSLLTKEYRNSWGLSLVTMTTIAISLPNIQKKMVNRLLRGVSKGLTYVALVEESLNATNDYLSIQKAAKTLWLEVTVDHMWLQYELQTRTTPQTDSTTQILHRFNRITKKEVIPLESTYMSISADLMYRITETILRFYNTSIYHVSREELFARLSSMISDILAACLTNLPQLIVMKCHTSRIDKREACVRAAAQLLGETKEIITILQGLALPESLDQDDLLFIDKWVESLNHIP from the exons ATGGCTGAAACTGGTAGCCCCCAATTCATGGCAGCTTGCTTACCTACAAGCTCTGCTTCTGGGGTACT GCACAATTGCCCATTTAGTAGATCATTTCTTACAGCTTCAAGATTTGAGTCCACAAATTTGTCTCTGGGGAGCTACTGGGCTAAAGGATTATACGATTTGAAGCAGAGTGGCGCTGCATACCCTTTCCATCACCGCAGATTCATATTGAATATTTACATTCTTCACTTTTGTATTGAAATTCAGATGTGGGTTGTGATGACATGTAAAATTCTCGCAATTAACCCAGCTTTCTTAGTGTTTTTCATCTCACATTTTGTACCTAGTTTGAAACGGATAAATGAGCCTCAGGTGGAAGAAAGTGAAGATCTTCGCAAATATGTTTTGCAACTTCAAGATGATATGGAGCTTCCTAACACAAcagtaaaacaaatatccaaatcCCTAGACCGCTTAATTCAAAAGGTTCAAAAGAAACAGCCCAACATTCTAACAACGCTTATAAGCGAATCTAGTGGTATTGAAGGAGTTGGAATGTATGTTAACCATCATATTCCGAGTTTACTGACAAAAGAATATCGCAATTCCTGGGGTTTATCGTTGGTAACCATGACAACCATCGCCATTTCTCTTCCTAACATCCAAAAAAAGATGGTGAACAGGTTGCTAAGAGGTGTGAGTAAAGGTCTCACATATGTTGCACTGGTGGAAGAAAGCCTTAATGCCACAAATGACTACCTAAGTATCCAAAAAGCTGCTAAAACTTTATGGCTGGAAGTTACGGTTGACCACATGTGGTTACAATATGAGCTGCAAACACGTACGACTCCTCAAACTGATTCAACAACACAAATTCTTCATCGATTCAACAGGATAACTAAAAAGGAGGTCATTCCGTTGGAAAGTACATACATGTCTATTTCTGCCGATTTGATGTATCGTATCACCGAAACGATCTTACGTTTCTACAACACCAGCATATACCACGTTAGCCGTGAGGAACTGTTTGCACGGTTATCATCAATGATCTCTGACATACTGGCTGCCTGTCTCACCAACTTACCCCAACTCATAGTAATGAAATGTCACACAAGTCGAATCGATAAAAGGGAAGCGTGTGTCCGTGCTGCAGCCCAACTTCTTGGTGAGACTAAAGAGATAATCACTATCCTACAAGGTCTCGCACTTCCAGAATCGTTGGATCAAGATGACTTACTGTTCATTGACAAATGGGTTGAAAGTTTGAATCACATTCCTTGA